Genomic DNA from Halanaerobiales bacterium:
TAAAATTTTAGATAAAGATATAAATTATAAATATATAGAAAAAGATCGAGTTGAAATTTATGCTGATAAATTATTAATTAAACAATTATTACGGATTTTTATTGAAAATAGTAGAAAGTATACAGGTGATGGTGGAAATATAGTTATAGAAAGTGAAGAAATCGAAAATAATATAAAAATCACTATTAAGGATGATGGTAAAGGAATTCCCAAGAAGGATATTCCTCATATTTTTGATAGATTTTATAAAATTGATAAGTCACGATCAGATGAAAAAGGTAGTAGTGGTTTAGGTCTTTCGATCGCCATGAAAATTGTTGAACTTCATAATGGTGATATTGATGTTGAAAGTGAAGTAGGAGAAGGTACAAAAATAACTATCTTCATCCCTCTTGAAAATAAATAAATTTATTAGGAGGAACAATAATTGCTACAATTAAATTTTGATAATAGAAAAGACCTTGAGTTGGAAAATTTAATTCTTGATTATAATGGTACTATTGCTTTTCAAGGAAAAACTATTGCTGGGGTTAAAGAAAAACTGTCAAAATTAAGTGAAATTTTAGATATATATATAGTTACAGCAGATACTTATGGTACAGTAAGAGAAGAATTTAAAGACCATTCTATCAATATAGAAATAACAGGTGATAAACTTACAGGAACTAAATATAAAAAAGAATTTGTTGAAAATCTTGGTGCTGTTAAAACCATAAGTATTGGAAATGGAGCAAATGACAGATTAATGTTGAAAGAATCTGGTCTTTCGCTTGTAATTATTGGGGGAGAAGGTGCTTCACTTAATACAGTTTTAAAAGCTGATATTCTGGTCAGAGATATTTTAGAAGGTCTTGATTTATTATTAAACACTGATAGCTTAAAAGCTACTTTAAGAAGGTAGGAGGTCAGGATTGTTATGAAGATTAATACTTTAAATATGTTTGTAAAATTAATTGACACAGGCAGCTATTCAAAGGTAGCAGAAAAATTAGATTTAACTCAACCGGCA
This window encodes:
- a CDS encoding haloacid dehalogenase; translation: MLQLNFDNRKDLELENLILDYNGTIAFQGKTIAGVKEKLSKLSEILDIYIVTADTYGTVREEFKDHSINIEITGDKLTGTKYKKEFVENLGAVKTISIGNGANDRLMLKESGLSLVIIGGEGASLNTVLKADILVRDILEGLDLLLNTDSLKATLRR